In the Theobroma cacao cultivar B97-61/B2 chromosome 1, Criollo_cocoa_genome_V2, whole genome shotgun sequence genome, one interval contains:
- the LOC18613270 gene encoding pentatricopeptide repeat-containing protein At3g63370, chloroplastic, with the protein MRLQSYPSPRLVFSCTHSLVPTPFAHVYTNNSSSILVHPPMLPQTQIHPPLKIPTLPHQPNTLKDICLRGNLKEAFRSLSVSFNDYPDEIYAPVLELCANKKALSQGLQIHAHVIKSWSVSESVFLGTKLVFMYGKCGSIENAEQVFDQMGQRSIFTWNAMIGAYVSNGEPLGALETYKQMRVLGVSLDAYTFPSLLKASSLLKNLRLGTEIHGLAVKFGCSSTVFVANSLVAMYAKCDDLYGARRLFKRMAQKNDVVSWNSIVSAYAANGKSMEALKLFREMQKAGLDRNTYTFVASLQACADYSFRKLGMEIHAAVLKSTQHLDVYVANALISMYVRCCKMSEAVRIFNELDEKDKVSRNSMLTGFIQNGMYHEAMYFFHDFLNAGQKPDQVTIISILVACGRLGYLLNGRELHAHAIKYGFDFDLQVGNTLIDMYAKCGCVNHMGRAFDRMPYKDIISWTTIIAGYAQNNYGLKAFESFREVQLVGMDADPMMIGSLLLACSEVKCVSQVKEIHGYIMRRGLSDVVLENTIIDVYGECGNIDYAVQTFELIKFKDVVSWTSMISACVRNGLANEALKLFHIMNKTGIQPDSVALISLLSGASNLSGLKNGKEIHSFVIRKGFILEGSIASSLVDMYSHCGMVENAYKVFKSVQNKGLVLWTSMINSYGMHGHGKAAIDLFNKMKENLTPDHVTFLAVLYACSHSGLIDEGRRVFEIMKYEYQLEPWTEHYACLVDLLGRANCLEEAYEIVESMQMEPTAEIWCALLGACQVHSNKELGEIAAHKLLELDPKNPGHYVLISNVFAARGRCKDAEEIRTRMKERGLKKNPGCSWIEVGNRIHTFMARDKSHPECLEINKKLDQVTKKLEKEGGYVAQTKFVLHNVEENEKVIMLYGHSERLAIAYGLLRTAEGTPIRITKNLRICGDCHTFCKLVSGLFGRELVVRDANRFHHFEGGVCSCGDFW; encoded by the coding sequence ATGCGCCTGCAGTCTTATCCTTCGCCCCGCCTCGTCTTCTCATGCACGCACTCTCTAGTGCCAACTCCTTTCGCTCACGTCTACACCAATAATTCCTCTTCGATTTTGGTGCATCCCCCCATGTTACCCCAAACCCAGATACACCCACCTCTCAAAATCCCAACACTCCCTCATCAGCCCAATACTTTGAAAGACATTTGCCTACGAGGAAACCTCAAGGAAGCCTTCCGATCACTTTCTGTTTCCTTCAACGATTACCCAGATGAGATTTATGCCCCGGTTCTTGAGCTTTGTGCCAACAAGAAAGCTCTTTCTCAAGGGCTACAAATTCATGCCCACGTTATAAAATCTTGGTCTGTGTCTGAGTCCGTGTTTTTAGGAACTAAACTTGTGTTTATGTATGGGAAATGCGGGTCAATTGAGAATGCTGAGCAAGTGTTTGATCAAATGGGTCAGCGAAGTATTTTTACTTGGAATGCTATGATTGGAGCTTATGTTTCAAACGGGGAACCTTTGGGAGCTCTTGAAACGTATAAACAAATGCGGGTTTTGGGAGTTTCTCTTGATGCTTATACTTTTCCTTCTCTGCTTAAAGCTAGTAGTTTGCTTAAAAATCTCCGTTTAGGGACTGAAATTCATGGCCTGGCTGTCAAGTTTGGATGTAGTTCTACTGTTTTTGTCGCCAACTCTTTAGTTGCTATGTATGCAAAATGTGATGATCTTTATGGAGCAAGGAGATTATTTAAGAGAATGGCTCAAAAAAATGATGTTGTGTCATGGAATTCTATAGTTTCAGCATATGCTGCAAATGGGAAATCTATGGAAGCATTGAAACTTTTCAGGGAAATGCAAAAGGCTGGTCTTGACAGAAATACCTACACTTTCGTTGCTTCTCTTCAGGCTTGTGCGGATTATTCCTTTAGGAAATTAGGTATGGAGATACATGCTGCTGTTTTGAAATCAACTCAGCATCTTGATGTTTATGTTGCCAATGCTTTGATTTCCATGTATGTCAGGTGTTGTAAGATGAGTGAGGCCGTGagaatttttaatgaattggATGAGAAAGATAAAGTATCGCGGAATTCTATGCTTACAGGGTTTATCCAAAATGGTATGTACCATGAAGCTATGTATTTCTTCCATGATTTTCTGAATGCTGGTCAAAAACCTGACCAGGTTACAATAATAAGCATCCTTGTAGCCTGTGGGCGACTGGGTTATTTATTGAATGGAAGGGAATTGCATGCTCATGCAATAAAATATGGGTTTGATTTCGATTTACAGGTTGGAAATACTCTTATAGATATGTATGCAAAGTGTGGTTGTGTGAACCATATGGGCCGTGCTTTTGATAGGATGCCTTACAAAGATATTATTTCTTGGACTACTATTATTGCTGGCTATGCCCAAAACAATTATGGTTTAAAGGCCTTTGAATCATTCCGAGAAGTGCAACTAGTTGGTATGGATGCTGATCCAATGATGATAGGTAGCTTACTGCTGGCTTGTAGTGAAGTGAAATGCGTGTCCCAAGTTAAAGAAATTCATGGTTACATTATGAGAAGAGGCTTGTCTGATGTTGTGCTAGAAAACACAATCATTGATGTATATGGAGAGTGTGGAAACATAGATTATGCTGTGCAAACctttgaattgatcaagtttaAAGATGTTGTGTCATGGACAAGCATGATTTCTGCATGTGTACGTAATGGGCTCGCAAATGAAGCTCTTAAACTGTTCCACATTATGAACAAAACTGGTATTCAGCCTGATTCTGTAGCATTAATAAGCTTACTCTCTGGTGCTTCCAATTTGTCTGGCTTGAAGAACGGGAAAGAAATCCACAGTTTTGTTATTAGGAAAGGTTTCATTCTAGAAGGATCCATCGCCAGCTCTCTTGTGGATATGTATTCTCACTGTGGAATGGTGGAGAATGCGTACAAGGTATTTAAGTCTGTTCAAAATAAGGGCTTAGTCCTATGGACAAGTATGATTAATTCATATGGAATGCATGGCCATGGAAAAGCAGCCATTGATTTGTTTAAtaagatgaaggaaaacctcacTCCAGATCATGTAACTTTTTTGGCAGTTCTATATGCTTGCAGTCATTCAGGATTGATTGATGAAGGTAGAAGAGTTTttgagattatgaaatatgaataTCAATTGGAACCATGGACAGAGCACTATGCTTGTCTGGTTGATCTCCTTGGTCGAGCAAATTGCTTGGAAGAGGCATATgaaattgtggaaagcatgcaGATGGAACCCACTGCTGAAATTTGGTGTGCACTCCTTGGGGCTTGCCAAGTACACTCAAACAAAGAACTAGGAGAAATTGCAGCCCATAAACTTTTGGAGTTAGACCCCAAGAATCCAGGACATTATGTGCTCATTTCTAATGTCTTTGCAGCAAGAGGAAGATGTAAAGATGCTGAGGAAATTAGAACTAGAATGAAGGAGAGAGGTCTGAAGAAGAATCCTGGATGTAGCTGGATTGAGGTAGGGAACAGGATTCATACTTTCATGGCAAGAGACAAGTCGCACCCAGAGTGTCTcgagataaataaaaaattggaTCAAGTCACGAAAAAGCTAGAGAAGGAAGGAGGTTATGTGGCTCAAACAAAGTTTGTTTTGCACAACGTGGAGGAAAATGAGAAAGTTATAATGCTATATGGACACAGTGAAAGGTTGGCCATTGCATATGGTTTGCTTAGGACTGCTGAGGGAACCCCTATTCGGATTACAAAGAATCTTCGTATCTGTGGTGATTGTCATACTTTCTGTAAGCTAGTTTCTGGACTCTTTGGACGTGAACTTGTTGTGAGGGATGCCAATAGATTTCACCATTTTGAGGGTGGGGTTTGTTCTTGTGGGGATTTCTGGTAA